TGCTCGAAGCCGAACGAGTGGCTGAAAGCACCCACTGAACCCGAGCGCCGCCCTATTTCGTGCCTACCACAACACCTTTTCTATCAATGAGATAAACAGTCATCCTTTAATAGGAGGATCCTTATTGACGGATGAGGGGCAGCACCCAAAATGGGAGAGTGGGACTGCAAATATATAACATAAAATGTTATATTACCAATAGCGCTTCGAGAGGAAGAGAATCCGTATGAATGGTGACATGTTGAAAGAGGCACGCGTGGGGAAGAACTGGACTCAAGAGCAGGCTGCCGTTGCGCTTGATGTCACCCAAGCCTATTTGTCGATGATGGAGAAAGGGCGTCGTCCTCTGTCCGAACGATTCGTAGGTAAGGCTCTCAAGGTGCTGAATCTGCCGGCTACGGCGCTGCCGCTGCGATCCGAGGAAGTGACGATTCCATTGCCTGCCCGGAAGCGCGATTTCGGCGTGGAACTGGGGGCTCTCGGTTATCCGGGGTTCTCCTACCTACGGTCGAAAGCGCGACGGAACCCGGCACAAGTGCTGCTGGAAGCACTGAACCAATCAAACCTCGATGCCCGGGTTGCCGAGGCCCTTCCGTGGCTGGCCCTCACCTACGTTGACATGGACTGGGATTGGCTGGTTCGCAACGCTAAGGTACGTGACCGGCAAAACCGATTGGGATTTGCCGTCTCTCTGGCGAGCGAAGTGGCACAAAACAAGCGCGACAGCCAACGAGACAAGAAGCTCCGGCAACACCTGGAAGTCTTGGAGAGCTCCCGACTTGTGCGCGAAGATACGTTCTGCC
This genomic window from Acidobacteriota bacterium contains:
- a CDS encoding helix-turn-helix transcriptional regulator: MNGDMLKEARVGKNWTQEQAAVALDVTQAYLSMMEKGRRPLSERFVGKALKVLNLPATALPLRSEEVTIPLPARKRDFGVELGALGYPGFSYLRSKARRNPAQVLLEALNQSNLDARVAEALPWLALTYVDMDWDWLVRNAKVRDRQNRLGFAVSLASEVAQNKRDSQRDKKLRQHLEVLESSRLVREDTFCHDSMTHAERVWLREHRSVAAAYWNLLTDMKGEHLAYASK